One Beggiatoa leptomitoformis DNA segment encodes these proteins:
- a CDS encoding ABC transporter ATP-binding protein: MSANNLVLSLRNAGVNYRRKLGVWGEEFWALRDISFDLYQGDTLGIIGRNGAGKSTLLRLIAGIIQPDKGKIICDNSHQIGLLSLQLGFIPYLTGRENAILSGILLGLRKKDIKARMDSIIDFSELGSFIDQPIATYSSGMIARLGFAVAFQADPDVLLIDEILGVGDAEFHQKSTRMMQEKIRSHKAIVFVSHNSQLVQQLCNRVVWIEEGVTRMQGNTAEVLHAYHRFLHLGE; this comes from the coding sequence ATGAGCGCGAATAATCTAGTTTTATCATTACGTAATGCTGGTGTTAATTATCGTCGAAAACTAGGGGTGTGGGGCGAAGAGTTTTGGGCATTACGCGATATTTCCTTTGATTTATATCAGGGCGATACATTAGGGATTATTGGACGCAATGGGGCAGGAAAAAGTACTTTATTACGTCTGATAGCAGGGATTATTCAACCCGATAAGGGAAAAATTATTTGTGATAATTCCCATCAAATCGGGCTATTATCGTTACAACTGGGATTTATTCCTTATTTAACAGGTAGAGAAAATGCCATTTTAAGCGGTATTTTGCTTGGATTGCGAAAAAAAGACATAAAAGCCCGTATGGACTCTATTATTGACTTTTCAGAGCTAGGTAGTTTTATCGACCAACCCATTGCTACCTACTCATCAGGCATGATAGCGCGCTTAGGGTTTGCCGTTGCGTTTCAAGCTGACCCCGATGTCTTGCTCATCGACGAAATTTTAGGCGTAGGTGATGCTGAATTCCACCAAAAATCCACACGCATGATGCAAGAGAAAATTCGTTCACACAAAGCCATTGTATTTGTCTCACACAACTCTCAACTGGTGCAACAACTGTGCAATCGAGTCGTGTGGATTGAAGAAGGTGTCACACGTATGCAAGGCAATACGGCAGAAGTGTTACATGCCTATCATCGTTTTCTCCACTTAGGCGAATAG
- a CDS encoding ABC transporter permease yields the protein MLQEIQRNRLARYGELILYKTYADLKAESERTYLGFLWWIFEPILYMSVFYLFFGILLGHGTDDYVPFLLVGLTMWQWFKSCVTHGSETILNGRHLMQQVYLPKVLFPIILILTDTVKFLFILAILLGFLWFSGYHLGFTYIALLPLIFIQLLFITGVTFVIAAIIPFIPDLRFVIENFLLAVFFLSGIVVKPEVIPEAYRGLYYLNPLVSLIENYRNVLLYDKMPSIPSLFALTGIALAMTWLGYSLITRFEYRYPKVMS from the coding sequence ATGTTGCAGGAAATTCAACGCAATCGACTTGCCCGTTATGGGGAGTTGATTTTGTACAAAACTTACGCCGATTTAAAAGCTGAAAGTGAACGCACCTATTTAGGCTTTTTATGGTGGATTTTTGAGCCTATTTTATACATGTCTGTTTTTTATCTATTTTTTGGTATTTTACTTGGACATGGAACAGATGATTATGTTCCCTTCCTACTGGTTGGGTTGACCATGTGGCAGTGGTTTAAATCCTGTGTAACACATGGCTCAGAAACGATTTTAAACGGACGGCATTTAATGCAACAAGTGTACTTACCAAAAGTGCTGTTTCCGATTATTTTAATTCTTACAGACACTGTTAAATTCTTATTTATTCTCGCAATATTACTAGGATTTTTATGGTTTTCTGGGTATCACCTTGGTTTTACCTATATCGCGTTACTCCCTCTCATTTTCATTCAACTACTCTTTATTACTGGTGTAACCTTTGTTATCGCGGCGATTATTCCCTTTATTCCTGATTTACGCTTTGTTATAGAAAACTTCTTGCTGGCTGTCTTCTTTCTCTCAGGTATTGTTGTAAAACCCGAAGTCATTCCTGAAGCCTATCGTGGTTTATATTATCTTAATCCCTTAGTCAGTTTAATTGAAAACTACCGCAATGTATTGCTATACGACAAAATGCCAAGCATTCCCAGTTTATTTGCCTTAACTGGAATTGCTTTAGCAATGACGTGGTTAGGGTATTCACTCATTACCCGTTTTGAATATCGTTATCCAAAGGTAATGTCATAA
- the phnD gene encoding phosphate/phosphite/phosphonate ABC transporter substrate-binding protein codes for MLRYVFISLVLSLTLPITVIADEILPDKLVFGTIPNESPDILKARYARFIAYLGQQLHIPVELRVPADYNGVIAEMKAKKIDFAYYGPKSYIEASEQTNAQAFVRLLSVDGSEGYHSLIITLKNKGLNTLADLKGKRWLYPDPESTSGTLVPNMYFYLEARIDPASYFSSINYSGSHEKSVLALKAQEADVVPVSENVFRRGDGQSWSMEEFTIIWRSELIPNALFAYRADLPAHLKTALKEAILNFRDKEGLAQLKIAGFVPAEDADYTFIRKMNDYEKRLLARRQ; via the coding sequence ATGTTACGTTATGTTTTCATCTCCCTAGTATTGAGCCTCACTTTACCAATAACCGTTATTGCTGATGAGATACTGCCCGATAAATTGGTGTTTGGTACTATTCCTAATGAATCCCCCGATATTTTAAAAGCGCGTTATGCCCGTTTTATTGCTTATTTAGGACAACAGCTACATATTCCCGTTGAATTACGAGTACCTGCTGACTATAACGGGGTTATTGCTGAAATGAAGGCAAAAAAAATCGACTTTGCCTATTATGGACCTAAATCTTATATTGAAGCCTCAGAACAAACCAATGCACAAGCTTTTGTCCGTCTCCTCAGTGTTGATGGTTCTGAAGGATATCATAGCTTAATTATCACCCTGAAAAATAAAGGGCTCAATACACTTGCCGATTTAAAAGGCAAACGTTGGTTATATCCCGACCCAGAATCTACCAGTGGTACATTAGTGCCTAATATGTATTTTTACTTAGAAGCACGTATAGACCCTGCAAGCTATTTCAGTAGCATTAATTATTCAGGCAGCCACGAAAAATCTGTTTTAGCCCTGAAAGCACAGGAAGCGGATGTAGTTCCCGTGAGTGAAAACGTTTTTCGTCGTGGTGATGGTCAATCATGGTCAATGGAGGAATTTACCATTATTTGGCGTTCTGAATTAATTCCTAACGCTTTGTTTGCTTATCGTGCAGATTTACCCGCCCATTTAAAAACAGCACTAAAAGAAGCTATCTTAAATTTCCGAGATAAAGAAGGACTGGCACAATTAAAAATTGCTGGTTTTGTACCCGCCGAAGATGCCGACTACACCTTCATTCGCAAAATGAACGATTATGAAAAACGCTTATTAGCACGTCGCCAATAG
- a CDS encoding SpoIIE family protein phosphatase → MTQFIPRWFIRWANLVPLRYVFIIPFIILLLLTVSIIGGLSWYTGQTAVNTLAYQLRQSVSIRIQDHLNHYLETPYKVNRTVQDALNLNWLDAQQVTSLQAFFFKQTQLFDEMSYIQLGNINGEFIGVERRTDGVLSVDIADQTTHGDMESYLLNAQGLHDKKPLSFVPAYDPRQQIWYKAAEQTQQDHWTIQVGKSNWSEIFSFFGQTWLSITHSTPLFKEGKLIGVVATDFTLTDLSRFLHDLKISANGQTFIMQRSGELLATSTQEQLYTLEAANKKIQRLSALSSQTPLIRQTAEFIQKQFHDFQTIQEAKQTEYLLADERQFVQILPFRDAVGLDWLIVVVVPETDFMGQINANTRTTIELASIALCIALVLGFIISYWVIRPISYLNRAAQHLANGTWTQLPIERRDELGELTNSFNFMATQLKETFDNLEEKVAFRTAQIVKQANELAQANQHIKLLNEQLRVDNVRMSTELSITKRLQQMVLPRAEELAEIECLDIASFMEPATEVGGDYYDILQENGRIKIGIGDVTGHGLESGVLMMMVQTAVRTLLSSHIDNPKDFLSILNRTLYGNLQRMQSDKNLTLSLIDYHNGRLHLSGQHEEVLYVDKTGKIERIDTISLGFMVGLEPDITDFIMHREVHLAEGDGIVLYTDGITEAMNEKRQQYGIQRLCDIVSQHWSLNATEIQQAVIIDLRRHIGTCKLQDDVTLLVIKQKELTAQNTQLTDYFNIDALKSA, encoded by the coding sequence ATGACTCAATTTATTCCCCGTTGGTTTATCCGTTGGGCTAATCTCGTGCCATTACGCTATGTTTTTATTATCCCTTTCATCATATTACTGCTCCTGACCGTTTCTATTATTGGCGGGCTTTCTTGGTACACAGGACAAACCGCCGTTAATACCTTAGCGTATCAACTCCGCCAATCTGTCAGCATCCGCATTCAAGACCATCTCAACCATTATTTAGAAACGCCCTATAAAGTGAATCGGACTGTGCAAGACGCACTTAATTTAAACTGGCTAGATGCCCAACAAGTCACGAGTTTACAAGCCTTTTTTTTCAAACAAACACAACTGTTTGATGAAATGAGTTATATCCAACTGGGAAATATTAACGGTGAGTTTATTGGTGTAGAACGTCGCACCGATGGTGTTTTAAGCGTGGATATTGCCGACCAAACCACGCACGGCGATATGGAAAGCTATTTACTGAATGCACAAGGACTACATGATAAAAAACCCCTGTCCTTTGTACCCGCCTACGACCCCAGACAGCAAATATGGTACAAAGCTGCCGAACAAACCCAACAAGACCATTGGACTATACAAGTCGGTAAATCAAACTGGAGCGAGATTTTTAGCTTCTTTGGACAAACTTGGCTCTCAATTACCCACAGCACCCCACTTTTTAAAGAAGGTAAATTGATTGGCGTTGTCGCAACTGATTTTACCCTGACGGATTTAAGCCGTTTTCTGCACGATTTAAAAATCAGTGCAAACGGACAAACCTTTATTATGCAACGCTCAGGAGAACTCCTCGCAACCTCTACACAAGAACAACTCTACACGTTAGAAGCGGCGAATAAAAAAATTCAACGACTTTCAGCCCTGAGTAGTCAAACCCCCCTCATTCGCCAAACGGCTGAGTTTATACAAAAACAATTTCACGATTTTCAAACTATTCAAGAAGCAAAACAAACAGAATATTTACTCGCGGATGAACGCCAATTCGTGCAAATTTTGCCGTTTCGTGATGCCGTTGGTTTAGATTGGCTTATTGTTGTTGTCGTACCCGAAACAGACTTTATGGGACAAATTAACGCCAACACACGCACGACAATAGAACTCGCAAGTATTGCGCTATGTATTGCCCTTGTTTTAGGTTTTATTATCTCTTATTGGGTGATTCGTCCTATCAGCTATTTAAACCGTGCAGCACAACACCTTGCTAATGGAACATGGACACAATTACCCATAGAACGACGCGACGAACTAGGCGAGCTGACCAACTCGTTCAACTTTATGGCAACGCAGCTCAAAGAAACATTTGATAATTTGGAAGAAAAAGTTGCCTTCCGTACAGCACAAATCGTTAAACAAGCAAATGAGCTTGCTCAGGCAAATCAACATATTAAGCTACTTAATGAACAATTACGTGTGGATAATGTGCGCATGAGTACCGAATTATCGATTACTAAACGGCTACAACAAATGGTACTCCCCCGAGCAGAAGAATTAGCCGAAATTGAATGCTTAGACATTGCCAGTTTTATGGAACCTGCAACAGAAGTTGGCGGGGATTATTATGATATATTACAAGAGAATGGACGAATAAAAATCGGTATTGGGGATGTAACGGGACATGGTTTAGAAAGTGGTGTTTTAATGATGATGGTGCAAACCGCTGTGCGAACACTACTCTCCTCACATATTGATAACCCAAAAGACTTCCTTAGTATTTTAAACCGCACCTTATATGGCAATTTGCAACGCATGCAAAGTGACAAAAACCTCACCTTATCGCTAATAGATTACCATAACGGCAGATTACACCTAAGCGGACAACATGAAGAAGTTTTATATGTCGATAAAACAGGCAAAATTGAAAGAATAGACACGATTTCACTAGGCTTTATGGTTGGCTTAGAGCCTGATATTACCGATTTTATCATGCACCGTGAAGTCCATTTAGCCGAAGGGGATGGCATCGTTTTATACACCGATGGCATTACTGAGGCGATGAATGAAAAACGCCAACAGTATGGAATTCAACGCTTATGTGACATTGTGAGCCAACACTGGTCGCTCAATGCCACAGAAATACAACAAGCCGTTATCATAGACTTACGCCGTCATATTGGAACTTGCAAATTACAAGACGATGTCACCTTACTGGTGATAAAACAAAAAGAATTAACCGCTCAAAACACACAACTAACTGACTATTTTAATATTGACGCACTAAAATCGGCATAA
- a CDS encoding NAD(P)/FAD-dependent oxidoreductase, with the protein MSSIVILGSSFAALRAVKTLRQAGCTSPITLIAPRPTLFFYPSLIWVPSGLRNEQDLTIPLDKFFARYQVTYQTGTVTGLDPVAHIVQTDKNTFAFDGLIIGSGGQFIKKLQGLEHSYLPCGGFQEIKAYTDKLNALEKGTLTFGFSANPKEPSAVRGGPVFEFLLGIDTLLRQQGRRDKFKLIFFNPSTTPGQRLGGKAVTALLAEMAKRGIETHLGHKMQGFTANKVLTEGGEIASDLTLFMPGMTGPAWAEASGLPLSEGGFIKANEKCQVSGFEKIYIAGDGGSYVAPDWLPKQAHMAELQATTAAKNLLLEMAGKTPTHTFKHELVCIVDSLNQGMLVFRNDKQVRLLSPNRLLHWAKRIFEYWYLRQYR; encoded by the coding sequence ATGTCATCTATTGTTATTTTGGGTTCGAGTTTTGCGGCATTACGTGCAGTAAAAACCCTGCGACAAGCAGGTTGCACCAGCCCCATCACTCTGATTGCCCCGCGTCCTACCCTATTTTTTTATCCCAGCCTTATTTGGGTTCCTTCAGGATTACGGAACGAACAAGATTTAACGATTCCACTCGATAAATTTTTCGCCCGCTACCAAGTAACTTATCAGACAGGCACAGTCACAGGGTTAGACCCCGTCGCGCACATTGTTCAAACAGATAAAAATACCTTTGCTTTTGACGGCTTAATTATTGGGTCTGGCGGGCAATTTATTAAAAAATTACAAGGCTTAGAACACAGTTATTTGCCTTGTGGTGGCTTTCAAGAGATTAAAGCCTACACCGATAAACTCAACGCCCTAGAAAAAGGCACATTAACCTTTGGATTTTCTGCCAACCCAAAAGAACCTTCTGCCGTGCGTGGTGGACCTGTCTTTGAATTTTTACTCGGTATCGATACCTTATTACGTCAACAGGGACGGCGCGACAAATTCAAACTAATCTTTTTTAACCCCTCAACAACACCCGGTCAACGATTAGGTGGAAAAGCGGTGACTGCGTTATTAGCTGAGATGGCAAAACGTGGTATAGAAACGCATTTAGGACACAAAATGCAAGGCTTTACAGCCAATAAAGTTCTAACAGAAGGCGGTGAAATTGCCAGTGATTTAACCCTGTTTATGCCGGGAATGACAGGGCCTGCATGGGCAGAAGCCAGTGGTTTACCCTTGTCCGAAGGCGGATTTATTAAAGCGAATGAAAAATGTCAAGTTTCTGGCTTTGAAAAAATTTATATTGCAGGGGATGGTGGCAGTTATGTAGCCCCTGATTGGTTGCCTAAACAAGCGCACATGGCAGAATTACAAGCGACAACAGCAGCAAAAAACTTATTACTAGAAATGGCAGGCAAAACACCCACGCATACGTTTAAACACGAGTTGGTTTGCATTGTGGATAGTTTAAATCAAGGGATGCTTGTGTTTCGTAATGACAAACAAGTCCGTTTATTATCGCCTAACCGCTTATTACATTGGGCAAAACGTATATTTGAATACTGGTATTTACGGCAATACCGCTAA
- a CDS encoding HlyC/CorC family transporter, whose translation MTDIPLSVLFGILVFLILCSAFFSASETSMMAINRYRLRHLVAKNNKGAQRVQTLLDRPDRLIGVILLGNNFVNTFASSIATVIAIELVGDAGIPIAATILTIVILIFGEVTPKTLAAGYPEHIAFPFSIIIKPLLTLLYPLVWATNMIGNGMLAFFGFPTTDKDGHRLSREELRTVVHEAEGIIPKRHQQMLLSILDLEKATVEDIMIPRHEIVGIDLDDPIDVLTEQLTIVQHTHLPLYRESIDNVFGVVHIRNVVRLFKNKELTKENLEKIARDVYFIPDGTPLNTQLLNFQHHHQQVGLVVNEYGDIQGLVTIDDILEEIVGEFNTNPSDALSPSIHPQEDGSYLVDGSTNIRELNRAMQWHLPTTGAKTLNGLILDYLEIFPEAGTSLRLEGHAIEIVQVANNVIKTVRIYPLSHITTSAH comes from the coding sequence TTGACTGATATACCTTTAAGTGTTCTATTTGGCATTTTAGTTTTCTTAATTCTGTGTTCTGCATTTTTCTCTGCCTCAGAAACCAGCATGATGGCAATTAATCGGTATCGTTTACGCCATTTAGTCGCAAAAAATAATAAGGGTGCGCAGCGGGTACAGACACTTTTAGATCGCCCTGACCGTTTGATAGGTGTTATTTTACTGGGCAATAATTTTGTTAATACGTTTGCATCCTCTATTGCAACCGTTATTGCTATTGAGTTGGTTGGTGATGCAGGAATTCCCATCGCCGCCACTATCCTAACCATCGTTATTTTGATTTTTGGCGAAGTAACTCCGAAAACATTAGCAGCGGGTTATCCTGAACACATCGCTTTCCCTTTTTCAATTATTATTAAGCCATTGTTGACCCTACTTTATCCGTTAGTGTGGGCAACCAATATGATTGGGAATGGGATGCTTGCCTTCTTTGGGTTTCCAACCACAGATAAAGATGGTCATCGTTTGAGTCGTGAAGAGTTGCGCACGGTTGTACATGAAGCAGAAGGAATTATTCCTAAACGTCACCAACAAATGTTGTTAAGTATTCTTGATTTAGAAAAGGCAACTGTTGAGGATATTATGATTCCTCGTCACGAAATTGTTGGCATTGATTTGGATGATCCGATTGATGTGTTGACTGAACAACTGACCATCGTACAACACACGCATTTACCGCTTTATCGAGAAAGTATTGATAATGTGTTTGGTGTTGTTCATATTCGTAATGTTGTCCGTTTGTTTAAAAATAAAGAGTTGACTAAAGAAAACTTGGAAAAAATTGCGCGCGATGTGTATTTCATTCCTGATGGCACACCGTTAAATACGCAATTATTGAATTTTCAACATCATCACCAGCAGGTTGGATTGGTTGTTAATGAATATGGTGATATTCAAGGGCTTGTAACGATTGATGATATTTTAGAAGAAATTGTTGGCGAGTTTAATACAAATCCATCTGACGCGCTCAGTCCGTCTATTCATCCGCAAGAAGATGGTAGTTATTTGGTTGATGGCAGTACAAATATTCGGGAACTCAACCGCGCAATGCAATGGCATTTGCCAACGACTGGCGCAAAAACCTTAAACGGTTTGATTTTAGATTATTTAGAAATTTTTCCTGAAGCAGGAACAAGTTTGCGTTTAGAGGGTCATGCCATTGAAATTGTGCAAGTCGCAAATAATGTTATTAAAACAGTAAGGATTTATCCCCTATCGCATATAACAACATCGGCGCATTGA